The Pyrus communis chromosome 14, drPyrComm1.1, whole genome shotgun sequence sequence CGAAATCTCCCTTATCATGCAGATAGTGGAAAGGTACACAGTTTGATTCTTTGTAGAAATTTGTCGTTCTCAAAAGTTTTCAATTGTCGAAGTTCTAAAAATTCATACATAAAATATTCAGAAATGGGCAGATATGCCTTGAATAAATGTGGGTGGGGGGAAGGGAGGGATGAAGGGAATGGTGCGTCTGCATACACTATCTTGTGCAGCGGTGCTTTTTATATTGTTCTTGTATTTCATGTGAGATCCTGTCATCTTCTGCCTGCTAatattcagtttttatttttctggacGAAAAAATGTCATCAGCTTCTAGGAAATGACGtattgttctttggtgattcaTCATATTTACATGAGCTTGCGTCATTTTGCGAGTTTGTTCTTCAGAACCTGGTTGATGCTATTCAACAAGAACCTTCCAAGGTAACAATAACTTTCAATGTGGGCTTCCCTTTTCCCCTTCCATTTTGGTGATGCTGATATACGGATGTGATTGATTAAAACTCAGGCTGCTCGCGGGAGCATGGCGCTTGAAGCTTGCAACTGCATTGCATCATCTTTGATTGTAAGTTCCTTGCCATCTGCTGAACTGACTGTATCGAACGCTCTACCATAATATGATCCCCTTTATAATACAGCTATTCAGGTGACGAGGCACATTAAACGCCTCACAACTGTATGAATATATGTGCAATGAAATGGTACTAGCGAGTGGAGTTGATGTTGTCATTTCCACTCCGAGTATGATCTGAGTATTACTGCTCATAGCCTAAAACTTAATTAAGATAACCAGCTGCTAAAAGCTATTGCTCAAAAGCTCCATGTCTTCTTGGAGACAATCTTTGTGGAATGCATCCTGCACATGATGATGCCAGGAGAGAGCATGGCTAACGCGATGCTGCTTAAGCAATGTTTATAAAATGACCTCCCCGTCCTTGATCACGGAACTAACTTTGATGTCTGcatattttgtttcttggacCTAACATCATATACAatattttctccacatattATCTTAATTGCTTTTGTCTGCTCTGTTTGGCAGCTAAGTCAGGAAATATCATCAATTTGCTCGAATCTGATAGAGACCGGGAAGTCGTGTATGAGCACAAACAACAGATATCTGCAATCGACAATTAAATTTATGGATCACTTGCAAGATTCATCTGTTGCATTGTGATAAAATATTAACGTCTTTCAGTTCGTTGCATCATCGTTTGGCTTGGGAAAGATTTACTGGAATTCTTTGGGTTATCCGCGCGATTTTGCGATTTTGCGTTTTTCCTCTCCCTGTACATGTACAAACTTACAGCCAAAAGCCTGTACAATTGTAACATATGCTAACGGACACAAGCCAAAAGCATTTATCTTCGATTACGAATGTGGTTGCTCGTCTGGTTGCAGTTTGATTTTCGAATTCCGTATCTGCTGTAAATTTCTTGGCTCTTCATTGATAGAAATGCAGTTCAAACAATTCAATCAGCTTGGTAAAAGTTACACTAGTACTATTTTGGAGTGTTGATAACAAAAGGAAACAAGGGTTGGGATTATTAGTCTCCGTGATGATAGGATAGTTGGAAGATAACTCctgtgataaaaaataaaaaaataaaaaaataaaaattaggatTAAGCCTCTGTAGTGAAATTTATTAGAATTTAtgctcaaaattaaaaattcggTCAACTCTTAGTTAATTATTAACACCTGGGCTAGGCCACGCATGTTAGGCTAAAACATTTATAATGAGGGGTGTCTTGCTTCGTAAGTCAACTTACATTAGAAATACGGTAGGTTAAAAGATTAGTGTGAAAACCATTGAAATTAAATTAGTCATGCCACATGATTAAACACTAACTATAAATTCAAAGCTAAGTTCAACTTTCTAAACCAAACCTATCACCTCATGAATTAAAGGCTCGGTTGCTCATAATACTACtaaaacttcataaaaaatagccatataatttttcaaaaatcCGTGCAATATCGTCTAGTTATCGAAGAAAATTTTAGAAACTGTGTTGAGCGAAAAAAATAGGTGCAAATAGGAGCATTGCCGCACGAGATACACCAAAACCTCTTCCATGTTTCTTtcagagaagaaaaatgaaaattaattagttttagaCGGATATAGCACTGCCGTTGAACTTTTTGAACGccaaaaaaatatcactatacTTTAGTACTAGATAGGGGACAAAGAGAAACTTAACTGCAAGTAAAAGATGATACTGCAATATTCTACTAATCTCATCTACTAATTAACCTGTTAGGGAGGTATAATAATAAACTGCTAACTTTAACTACTAATTATAGCCTAATGGGGACTACGCTATCAATCAGTGGCCCAGCTGTGTGTGTGTAGCTGCTGGTGCTGGTTCATTTTTCGCCGGAATCTTGTAGTGTAGGATTTAGGGTTAAGTCCACTACCTAAAGAGGTGAAAATCCTAAATATGCACAACCACTTTTGCTTCTGAATTCATAACACATTAAGTATTGAAAGAATAAGGAAATTACAAGAGAAAATGACGTACTTTCTTATCAAGAAGCCACACTTGCAGCCTCTATCAACTCATCTTCCTCGTCAACAATCATCTCGTCTCTAAAAAGCAGTTTCAAGTATGGAAGTACCTTTGGGGCCACAGGCAAATCAGCAATGTTAATACTCATCATGTCAAATCCAATGCATGTCTTATGCATGTGTGTATCATCAAGTACTGGGATTTTAGGATATCGCTGGCTGAAGTGAGTGAGGATGATACGATAAACTCCAGCAGAGTTCCCAACTTCTATGGCTTCCTTTGTTGTGCTATGGTTTCTTGCTACAGCCTCGTCCACCATGCCATCCTCAAAAGTTGCCTGCAAGAGTCAGAAGTGAAATTGATCAACTGCAATCCTCCTCCTTTTCAGTTCCACATTTTTTTGCTAATTGCACAAGTTTATTCctcggacaaaaaaaaaaaaaaaaaaaaaaaccacaatacGTCATAACTTGCCTCATGTATTAGAACTGTTGCACCACGAGATGCGTCTATAAGTTCCGGACAGGGCCTAGTGTCACCTGAGTATACAACCTTCCAACCTGGAATCATTTTTCCAACACTATTCAATCTCTCTGAAGCTTGCAAGACAACACCAAATGCCTGCGGACAGTGGATGACAGGAAAACTAATCAAGGCTTCCAAACCAGTTTCATTGAGCACTTTTTGCAAGCTCTTTACAATTGGAACTACACTGTTGTCAATAGGACTACCCGGCCTCTTCCAATAGCTCTGCATACGGGATCCTTTAGCAAATAGAGTGGAATCAACTCTCTCCGCTAATTGCCTCTCTGTATTTTTAATGCTCATGTCCTCAAAACGGGTTGGACTTGCTGGAGAAGAGTAGTCCCTATTGAGTTCAGTAACACCCTCCAAAGCAAGTAAAGAGGCTTCTGTGGTGTGCTTACAATCAAGGAACTGCATATCTAAATCTTCGAGTCTCTGGTATGCATCCAAAAAGAACTTAAGCTTTCTCGGTCCAACAACAAGTAATGGCTCATGAGGCACCCCCTTCAATAAATCACGTCGTAGAGTAAGTATTCTTGCCAACCCGGTATGGTGATCAGCATGAATATGAGAAATCCATATACAGCTAAGACCTCTCACAGCATTATCAGCACCTTCTACACCATATCTGTTGTTGATGTACATAACACGTAATATCTTAAAGTGGGGAAAGGATTTCAGTACTAGTAAatgtatttcaaaattttcaaatggtgTTACCTTCTTTTCAGCTGTCCCAGTGTTCCTTCACCGCAATCTAAAAGTAAACCTCCTTTGGAGAATAGATTGATATGGATAGAAGTGACATTGCGATACTTAGATGGCTGAGATGATCCAGTCCCTAAAAGAACTATCTCCAAGTCATCTCTCCTTATATTTTCCAAACAACTAGGAAGCGTATTCTCATTATACCATGGCTCTTCAACCAAAACTTCATTGTCTTTAGTTAAACTTATCTCTCCGTTTATTTCTGCAGACTGGTGCCAGAACCGACTAACACAATGGGCAGCGTCTACAACCTCTGGAATCTCTGAAATTAACTCATCAATGATGTCTGAGGAAGCCACTTGACTTGGAATAACGGACCTATCTAATCCAAGACGAGCAAATGGACGCAAAGTGAACTGTTCAACACACATGAAAATCACCATTATTAACATTTGTACATCAGTAAAGTGATTGCAGAACTTGCAATgctccaaagaaaaaaaaaacaaaaaaaaaaagcagtcaTTCTAATGAGAACACACGTTCAGACATGTAGTAGAAACATAACCCTTCACTGCTGGACACCTTTATTAGCAGCTtgggaaaaaggaaagaaaaataaaaggagaTATGAAGCAATTAAAACAAGAGCTCTGTTAAACTATCAGAAGCAAATCACTATCCCCAGGTAGCCAAATTGCTTTCTGGACTGTTGGTTGTACAAGCAGCCAGTCATAATCCTTCTAAAACTTCTATAGTATTTATCAGATTAATCATATAAGCTTCTCCCATTTATATtagaaactttaaaaaataataaataaaaagaataacacTGAATCAAGGACAGAAGAAAAATTCTATTTCGAATGGAAATTTATGCAATAAAGCTTTGtgttaaagaagaaaaacattgTATCGATTAGGAAGGAAAGCAGGCACATAGGATCTAAGCCACAAAAGCCTACTTACTAGATGCATCCAAGTAAATCAACCATTTATACCTTGAGGAGGTTTTCAGCGGAAATGCTTTCACAAGACTTTGAAACAGAACCCTggtaaaacaaaaccaaatcacCAACAGCATCAGCCCCAAATTTTAAAAGCATAACTATTAATGCCTAAAAGTATAAACATACGATCATGGTCCTGGAAAACTTCCAGACATTCTAATAAACCTAATTTATGCATAAGAAATGATATTACAACAAACCTCACTTGAAGCAGTGGATTCTGGTGCCAAACAATCAAGGTTCTGAAGAGACCAAAAACCTGGAGCTGGAAAGAACTGTGGACATAGATAGTTAAGTCGAGCTGCAATTCTTGCACTCGCTCTTAGGATTGGAATCTCCACATTCTTCCTGGAAACAGACAGAGAAGCAAAGAGGGCTTTTCACTAACAAACAACAAGGAGCTCCTAATTAATCTTCTGCATGGGAAAAGCTACTTACCTTTCATTCCCAGCCATGATATGTTGGGCTAAACCAAATCTCTTCATCCAGCTCTGGTAGTTCGGACTGCTAATTAGAGATGCAGGACCCAAATGAATGACACAAGTCACGCCCTTAGCATTCTCAGGCGGGCCCAAGAAATCCACATAATAGCGACTGAGACATTTTATGGATACCAGCTCCTCCAAATGAGATTCCGTTGGGCAGTCTACAAGTAATACAATCGGACCAGGAATGGAGGGTTCCATTACATCACTTGGATGAACCTAAACAAATAAGGTCAATAAACTAATTTTAAATACACAATAAAGTTTTTGATGGAGTACATCATTGCCCAGAGCTACTATATATATCTCTATTTCATAGTTTTCGGAACCAACCGTGATATTTTGAAAATCTGAGTGCACAGAATTTCCAAGTTGCAGTTCCCGATATTTTGACCCAGGTTTAAGACCCAAAGCCTTAGCTTTTTCAGGGTCAAATTTCCCTTTAATCTCAGGTAATTCACAGATGTAAACGACAGACATGTCACCAGGCTTTGCATTAGGTCTACCGTTGCCATTTACTTTAAAGGGTTGTGAAGCATGATCCATCCTATCATCAAGAACCTTTTCTGTTGGATTCTGTGTACTGGTTACTTCATTTGGGAGCCGAGTCCCTTTTGAGAAATTTGGGAGTAGAAGAATGGCTGATATTTTGACAACCTCATCATCAACAAGAACAATCGGCTCTTTAAACTTAGTTTGATCATCCATAAAACCCCCCGCAGAACCGAGAGTCGGCCCAAAGCTCCGAGTGTGAACCATGGCAGCATTTGGGATGAAACACCTCATGGCATCTACCAAATACTTGAGATCTGACGGACCCCATACATTGACCTTCAAAACAAttcaaaatatgatttaaactCATATTTGGAAGGGTGGATCTAAATGAAATAAGATTAAAGGTGGAgtacagaaaagaagaaaatggataGGAAGTAAATCTGATACTCACAGACATTCCTTCTTCACCCATGCCAGCCAAAGTTAACAGCAAACCTATGAGgtcaagtaaaaaaataaaaaattgagcaATTTAGGATCAGCAAGAACAACCTCTTTTGAATAACCAGTGCAGATACTGAAAGCACAATAATAATGCTTAAAAGCTTCATCATAGACTTCATAACATGTTACTGGTGAtaacagaaaacaaaataaacaatctTTAATTGCAAGTGCAACATAATAGTTGATCTTTCAAGCAACAAACCTGGAAGTCCACCTGCAGTCTCTGAGCAGACACGAGAGAGAAAAATGTGATCAATCTGAAGAAGCATCAAGAACATCGATAAGGCATCTCAACAATAGGAAGGAACCTCATGAATGAGATGAAGAGCACTTCAAGTTCCAACAGCAGAAAATGGGTAAAGATTTCAGATATCATATACCTTTGACAACTTAATCTTATGTTCTGTGCAGAACCTTTGCAAACCCTGCAGTGAGAGTTATATAGTAAGAGACACTACTTTACTCCACAAAGGGTTTATCATTGATTTGTAATTACTAATTCATACAGATAGTGAAAGAATCATCACCTTATTTAATATTACAAACTAACTAGATGTAAATGTATATAATTGAGTTCCTAATGCAACTatcacctgacacttacctcTCCAGCATTAAATATAAATCTCTGTTTGTCAAAGAATAGCAACACTGAAGGAGATGTATCATGAGTATCCATTCCAGTCCCTAGTATCTGCAATGAGTTTGCATGGGCAAATTATTAGACCATAAATAAGAAAAAGGCTTACTcgaaaatgaaaaggaaataaaagaatTATAGGACCAAACACTTCTTTCTAGAATCAAGACACATACaaacttttttgttttcaggAACTCTTTATTCAGTACGAAAATCGGTAGAAATCCGATAAGTCCTATTCAACAAGCACAACTATTCCAAAAGAgcaacaaaatcaaagaaatgaaCTCAACTGAATAACCAAAACTATGAATTGCAGTCTACTCAATCACACAATTGAAGATAACCCATAAATCAAGTCAACAAATTCAAACCAATAATGCTACGAATTTATTCAACAATTAACAAAACCCATAAATCCAAAACCTGATTAAATCAAAATTACCTGCACATAAGATAGGGTATTGATGGGATTAAGGGAGCGCACTTTCCGCTGAAGGTTCTTCTTCGGCCTATCATTCTTGTCGTTGCCCTCAGCTCTTCGCTTGTTGAACCCAGCAGTGTCAGCCTTCTTAGCCTCCGTGGCCTCCTCCATTGCTTTGTCTCTGCCTCCTCCGCTCTCTCTGAGAGTGCTTTTGTTCCTGGCACGGAGGTTGGGAGGGTGGTTGTTGGGAAGGGGACGGTGTCGTTTTCGGTAGGAGGAGGCGAGGGCGGTGAAGAGAGAGCGGGGTTTATAGGGTTTAAGGgtgagaggagagagggaggagagacgAGGGAAAGGGGAAAAGAAGAGGAGACGGAGGTTTGGGACTTGTGGAATAAGCATTTGCATTGCAACGACTCAATTGTTATTCATTTGGTCTCCATAAAATTTAATTGATCCACTTAACTAGAAACAGTTTTCGTACATAGATGATACCTTTTTAAGGTGTTCCTTCTCTTTATCAGCAGCTTTTTTCCTTGAACAATCTAGCAGCAAAATTCAgatgttaaaaattaaaatcttgtattaattagtaataaaaagaaataaaatgctCTCTTAGTAAGGCTGACATATGTTTAAAATTCCAAATGTGTCACATGCTATTAAAAAAAGGAGgatataacaacaacaacaacaacaacaacaacaaagccttttcttACAAAGTGGGgttggctatatgaatcctagaacgccattgcgctcggttcacgtcttccgttagatccaagtactctaagtcttttcttagagtctcttccaaagtcttcctaggtcttcctctaccccttcggccCTAAACTTCTGTCTTgtaatcgcatcttctaaccagaGTGTCAGTAggccttcgtttcacatgtccaaaccactgtaaccgattttctctcatctttccttcaatttcggctactcctactttacgtcggatatcctcattcctaatcttatcctttctcgtgtgcccacacatccaacgaagcattctcatctccgctacacccattttatgtacgtgttgatgcttcaccaTCCAACATTtcgtgccataaagcattgccggccttattgccgtcctataaaattttccattgagctttagtggcataAGACGGCCACACAACACAccggatgcactcttccacttcatccatccaacttgtattctatggttcaAGTCACCATCCAACTctccgttcttttgcaagatagatcatAGGTAGCGAAAGCAATCACTCAATTCACTCCataaaatcaaatgcaaaaagGTTCTTCTTATATGCATCCCCTTTGCAccacaaaaataaatacaaagcaAAATAAATCTGtataaattaaaacaagaaTATGCAAATGTCCTTGGCaccaagcaaacaaaaaaagtaaCACAATTTAAACGTCTTTGGCAGCAAcagcaagcaaaacaaaaaaaatctagtATAGTAAGATTGAAGAACAATAAGTCTGGGAATTCTCCAGAATTACAAAGGGCTCAACATGAAGTCTTTTTAGGACACTGCAGGTGCGTTTGTTGCCTtggactatctcggactagACTAACTTCAAGGACTAAGTTGAACTGGCTTAGACGAGACTAAAAAACAGGATAATCAACaaactataatattatattatttaatacatttccaataatattttattattaattcaacaattttctt is a genomic window containing:
- the LOC137715991 gene encoding tRNAse Z TRZ4, mitochondrial-like isoform X2, with protein sequence MEEATEAKKADTAGFNKRRAEGNDKNDRPKKNLQRKVRSLNPINTLSYVQILGTGMDTHDTSPSVLLFFDKQRFIFNAGEGLQRFCTEHKIKLSKIDHIFLSRVCSETAGGLPGLLLTLAGMGEEGMSVNVWGPSDLKYLVDAMRCFIPNAAMVHTRSFGPTLGSAGGFMDDQTKFKEPIVLVDDEVVKISAILLLPNFSKGTRLPNEVTSTQNPTEKVLDDRMDHASQPFKVNGNGRPNAKPGDMSVVYICELPEIKGKFDPEKAKALGLKPGSKYRELQLGNSVHSDFQNITVHPSDVMEPSIPGPIVLLVDCPTESHLEELVSIKCLSRYYVDFLGPPENAKGVTCVIHLGPASLISSPNYQSWMKRFGLAQHIMAGNERKNVEIPILRASARIAARLNYLCPQFFPAPGFWSLQNLDCLAPESTASSEGSVSKSCESISAENLLKFTLRPFARLGLDRSVIPSQVASSDIIDELISEIPEVVDAAHCVSRFWHQSAEINGEISLTKDNEVLVEEPWYNENTLPSCLENIRRDDLEIVLLGTGSSQPSKYRNVTSIHINLFSKGGLLLDCGEGTLGQLKRRYGVEGADNAVRGLSCIWISHIHADHHTGLARILTLRRDLLKGVPHEPLLVVGPRKLKFFLDAYQRLEDLDMQFLDCKHTTEASLLALEGVTELNRDYSSPASPTRFEDMSIKNTERQLAERVDSTLFAKGSRMQSYWKRPGSPIDNSVVPIVKSLQKVLNETGLEALISFPVIHCPQAFGVVLQASERLNSVGKMIPGWKVVYSGDTRPCPELIDASRGATVLIHEATFEDGMVDEAVARNHSTTKEAIEVGNSAGVYRIILTHFSQRYPKIPVLDDTHMHKTCIGFDMMSINIADLPVAPKVLPYLKLLFRDEMIVDEEDELIEAASVAS
- the LOC137715991 gene encoding tRNase Z TRZ3, mitochondrial-like isoform X1 — protein: MQMLIPQVPNLRLLFFSPFPRLSSLSPLTLKPYKPRSLFTALASSYRKRHRPLPNNHPPNLRARNKSTLRESGGGRDKAMEEATEAKKADTAGFNKRRAEGNDKNDRPKKNLQRKVRSLNPINTLSYVQILGTGMDTHDTSPSVLLFFDKQRFIFNAGEGLQRFCTEHKIKLSKIDHIFLSRVCSETAGGLPGLLLTLAGMGEEGMSVNVWGPSDLKYLVDAMRCFIPNAAMVHTRSFGPTLGSAGGFMDDQTKFKEPIVLVDDEVVKISAILLLPNFSKGTRLPNEVTSTQNPTEKVLDDRMDHASQPFKVNGNGRPNAKPGDMSVVYICELPEIKGKFDPEKAKALGLKPGSKYRELQLGNSVHSDFQNITVHPSDVMEPSIPGPIVLLVDCPTESHLEELVSIKCLSRYYVDFLGPPENAKGVTCVIHLGPASLISSPNYQSWMKRFGLAQHIMAGNERKNVEIPILRASARIAARLNYLCPQFFPAPGFWSLQNLDCLAPESTASSEGSVSKSCESISAENLLKFTLRPFARLGLDRSVIPSQVASSDIIDELISEIPEVVDAAHCVSRFWHQSAEINGEISLTKDNEVLVEEPWYNENTLPSCLENIRRDDLEIVLLGTGSSQPSKYRNVTSIHINLFSKGGLLLDCGEGTLGQLKRRYGVEGADNAVRGLSCIWISHIHADHHTGLARILTLRRDLLKGVPHEPLLVVGPRKLKFFLDAYQRLEDLDMQFLDCKHTTEASLLALEGVTELNRDYSSPASPTRFEDMSIKNTERQLAERVDSTLFAKGSRMQSYWKRPGSPIDNSVVPIVKSLQKVLNETGLEALISFPVIHCPQAFGVVLQASERLNSVGKMIPGWKVVYSGDTRPCPELIDASRGATVLIHEATFEDGMVDEAVARNHSTTKEAIEVGNSAGVYRIILTHFSQRYPKIPVLDDTHMHKTCIGFDMMSINIADLPVAPKVLPYLKLLFRDEMIVDEEDELIEAASVAS